CCCACCGGGTCGCTAAGCTCACCGTGGTGCCGCGCGGCCGGGCGGCGGGCTTCATGATGCCCGACGCCGACGACCGCCTGCATGTCACCCGCCCGGCGCTGGAGGACATGATCGCCGTGGCACTCGCGGGCCGCGCCGCCGAGGAGGTCGTGTACGGCGAGGTGACGACCGGTGCCCAGAACGACTTCCAGCAGGCGACGAACCTGGCGCGGCGCATGGTCACCGAGTGGGGCATGTCGCCGCGCATCGGCAAGGTCGCGCTCGCCACCGACGAGGGGAACTTTCTGGGCGGCGGCCCCCAGCCCCTCCCCATGAGTGAGGCGACCGCCTTCGCCGTGGACGAGGAGGTTCGCGCCCTCATTGACGCCGCCTACGCCCGGGCGCTCGATCTGGTGAGGGAGTACCTCCCCGCCGTCCACGAGATCGTGCGGGTGCTGATGCGCCGCGAGACCCTCAGCGGCGAGGAGTTCGCCACCCTGCTCGCGGGGGGAACGCTGGACGGGCCGTCTCCAGCGGGGAGTGGGGGACTGGCGCCACTGCCCGCTTGAAGTCAGTGGGTGGTGGCCTGTTCCACGGACCACTCACCACTTCCCACTTACGGCTGCAATTCCTCCTCCGGGTCGCGGGTGGTGCCGGGCCTGACGGGTGCCCGGGTGCGGTCCTGCTCCCGGCGCGGGTCGCGGCCCTCCAGCTCCTCGCGGGTGAGCTTGATCTCGATGGGGGCGCCGCCCAGCGTGATCGTGCGCTGGGGAAAGGGAATCTCGATCCCGGCCTGATCCATGGCGATCTTGATGCGGCGGTTGAACTCGCGCCCCACGGCGTACTGGCTCTTGGGCTGCACCTTGAAGAGGGCGCGCAGGGTCACGCCGTCCGGGGCGAGCTGCGTCACGCCCTGCATCTCGGGCTCCTCCAGGAAGTAGTGCGACCACTCGGGGTCGGCGTACAGCTCCTTGCTCACCGCCTCCAGCACCCGCAGCGCCTCGTTGACGTTGGCGGCGTAGGTCACAGCGACCTCGGCGACCACCCGCGACCAGTCCTTGCTGCTCACGCTGACGGTTTGAATCTGCCCGTTGGGGATGATGTGCAGGGTGCCGTCCAGTGCCCGCAGCGCCGTCACCCGCAGGTTCAGGCGCTCGACGCCGCCGCTCAGGCCCCCGTTGTTGATGGTGATTACGTCACCGATCCCGTACTGATCCTCCAGCAGGATGAAGAAGCCGGTGAACACGTCCTTGATCAGGCTCTGGGCGCCGAAACCCACTGCCAGGCCGAAGACCGACACGCCCGCGAGGAGGCTGGAGGCGTCCACCCCCAGTGCCTGAAGGCCCGCGATCAGGCTGATGATCACCACGACGGCCTTGAGGGTGCTCTCGACCACGCCCTTGAGGGTCTGCACCCGCACGCTGCGGCGGTTGAACTCCTCCTCGGCGACGATCCGGCCACTCAGCGCCCCGATCAGGTTCCAGGCGATGAGCGCGAGGGCCAGGATGACCAGGACCTGCCCCGCACTGTTGCGAAAGCCCTGCACGATGTCTTGGCCCAGGTCGAACAGCACGGGCACGCCCGGCAGATACACGACGTGGGTGGCGACCGCCAGCCAGGAGACGGCGACCGTCAGCAGCCACAGCCACTTCAGGCCGGTCAGCAGGGGGCGGCGCACGTAGGGTTCCAGCATGCGCAACACCACCCGCCCGA
The genomic region above belongs to Deinococcus aerius and contains:
- a CDS encoding mechanosensitive ion channel family protein; its protein translation is MLDGLTFQLQKPQVWLGLGLTLLVAYALYRFGRVVLRMLEPYVRRPLLTGLKWLWLLTVAVSWLAVATHVVYLPGVPVLFDLGQDIVQGFRNSAGQVLVILALALIAWNLIGALSGRIVAEEEFNRRSVRVQTLKGVVESTLKAVVVIISLIAGLQALGVDASSLLAGVSVFGLAVGFGAQSLIKDVFTGFFILLEDQYGIGDVITINNGGLSGGVERLNLRVTALRALDGTLHIIPNGQIQTVSVSSKDWSRVVAEVAVTYAANVNEALRVLEAVSKELYADPEWSHYFLEEPEMQGVTQLAPDGVTLRALFKVQPKSQYAVGREFNRRIKIAMDQAGIEIPFPQRTITLGGAPIEIKLTREELEGRDPRREQDRTRAPVRPGTTRDPEEELQP